In the Elioraea tepida genome, one interval contains:
- the rpsL gene encoding 30S ribosomal protein S12, with protein MPTISQLIRKERQDKRKRNKVPALQGCPQKRGVCTRVYTTTPKKPNSALRKVAKVRLTNGYEVVSYIPGEGHNLQEHSVVMIRGGRVKDLPGVRYHILRGVLDTQGIAKRRQRRSLYGAKRPK; from the coding sequence ATGCCGACGATCAGCCAGCTGATCCGCAAGGAGCGCCAGGACAAGCGCAAGCGGAACAAGGTGCCGGCGCTTCAGGGCTGCCCGCAGAAGCGCGGCGTGTGCACGCGCGTCTACACGACCACGCCCAAGAAGCCGAATTCGGCGCTGCGCAAAGTGGCGAAGGTTCGGCTGACGAATGGCTACGAGGTCGTGTCGTACATCCCCGGAGAGGGGCACAACCTGCAGGAACACTCGGTGGTGATGATCCGCGGCGGCCGGGTCAAAGACCTTCCCGGCGTGCGCTACCACATCCTGCGTGGCGTGCTCGACACGCAAGGGATCGCAAAGCGTCGCCAGCGCCGCTCGCTCTACGGCGCCAAGCGGCCGAAGTGA
- the rpsG gene encoding 30S ribosomal protein S7 produces the protein MSRRHRAEKREILPDPKYGDVVLSKFMNALMYDGKKSVAEAIVYGALDVVKRRIPNADPLRVFHEAIENVKPAVEVRSRRVGGATYQVPVEVRAERRQTLAIRWLIEASRKRSEHTMRDRLSNELLDAANNRGAAVKKREDTHRMAEANRAFSHYRW, from the coding sequence ATGTCCCGCCGCCACCGCGCCGAGAAGCGCGAAATCCTGCCCGATCCGAAGTATGGCGACGTCGTGCTCTCGAAGTTCATGAACGCGCTGATGTACGACGGCAAGAAGTCGGTCGCGGAGGCAATCGTGTATGGCGCGCTTGATGTGGTGAAGCGCCGGATCCCGAACGCCGATCCGCTGCGCGTGTTCCACGAGGCGATCGAGAACGTGAAGCCGGCAGTGGAGGTGCGGTCCCGCCGCGTCGGTGGCGCGACCTACCAGGTGCCAGTCGAAGTGCGCGCCGAACGTCGCCAGACGCTGGCGATACGCTGGCTGATCGAGGCCTCGCGCAAGCGTAGCGAGCACACGATGCGTGACCGGCTCTCGAACGAGCTGCTCGATGCGGCGAACAATCGCGGCGCCGCCGTGAAGAAGCGCGAGGACACCCATCGGATGGCCGAGGCCAACCGGGCCTTCTCGCACTACCGCTGGTGA